The Solidesulfovibrio sp. sequence GGGCCTGGCCGAGGAAGTGACGGTCTTTTCCCCCGATCCCGTGGCCATGGCCCGGCATTGGGCCGACCTTGGCGCCCTGTGGCTGCACCTCGTCGACCTCGACGGCGCCTTTAGCGGGCTGCCGCGCAACTTCGAACTCATAAAAGCCATCTGCGCCGGGGTGTCCATCCCGGTGCAGCTCGGCGGCGGCATCCGCGACGCGGCCACGGCCGCCGCCTATCTCGAGGCCGGCGTGCGGCGCCTGATCATCGGCACCCTGGCCCTGGCCGAACCCGAGGCCTTCGCCGCCATCTGCGCCGCCCATCCCGGCCGGGTGGGCGTGTCCCTGGACGCCGTGGACGGCCGGCTCAAGGTGAAGGGCTGGGTCGAGGACGCCGGGCTTGCCGTCGAGGACGTGCTGCCCCGGCTTGCGGCCCAGGGCGCCGCCTTCGTCGTCTACACCGACATCAGCCGCGACGGCATGCAGACCGGGGTCAACACGGCGGCCCTGGAGCGGCTTTTGGCCTTGACCGACCTGCCCGTGCTCCTGGCCGGCGGCGTGGCCACCCTCGACGATGTGAAAACCCTGTTCCCGTATTCCAAAAAAGGGCTCCAAGGCGTCATCACCGGCCGGGCCATCTATGCCGGAACCCTGGATTTCGGCCAGGCCATGGCCTATGTCGCCAGTCAGTCCGAGGAGGTCGCATGACAACCATGAAGGTCGAGGGCATGCACTGCCCCAAATGCGTCGCGTCCGTGACCAAGGCCCTGTCCGAGGTCCCGGGGCTTTCCAACGTCAGCGTGAACCTGGAGAAGGGCGAGGCCACCTTCGACGGCGACGCCCCCCACGATGCCCTCAAGGCGGCCGTGGACAGGATCGGCTTCATCCCCGGGGCCATCGAGTAACTTGCTGGCCATCATACAACGCTTTGCCGGCCGTCGCGGGGTTCGCGGCGGCCGGTTTTTCGTGGCCGCGCTGGCCGTTCTCCTGTTGGCGGCCGGCTTGGCCCGGGCCGGCGGGGAGGCCGTGGGCGTGGCCCGGGTCTTCGACGGCGACACCTGTCGCCTCGCCGACGGCCGGGTGCTGCGCCTGGCCGGCGTCGACGCCCCGGAAACGGCCCACGGCAAGGCGCCGGCCCAGTATTACGCGGCCGAGGCCACGGCGGCGTTTTCGCGGCTGGTGGCGGGAAAGGCCTTGGGCCTGGTCGTTTCCGGCGACGGCGGCGACCGCTTCGGCCGGCTGCTCGGCGATCTGGTGCTTCCGGACGGCACGAGCGTCACCGAGGCGCTTCTGGCCCAGGGGACCGTCTTCGTCTTCTGGCACCGGGACATGGCCGAGGCGGATTTCGGGCGCCTGCTCGCCCTCCAGCGGCGGGCCATGGGCGAGGGGCGGGGGATGTGGCCGCGCCTGCTTGGGGAGCCGGCGGCGGGCCGGGGCTTTGTTGGCAATGCGAATTCGCGGCGTTTCCACGAGGCGCGCTGTCCCGAGGCGGGGCGGATAAGCCCGCGCAACCGTGTTCCGTTCACGAGCCTTCGCGAGGCTTTTTTCCAGGGCTATGCCCCGGCTCGGGAATGCACCCCGTGGCCGGCGGCCGGGGAGGGAGGACGCCCGGGCGGAAACGGATAAACCTTGACGCGGCGGCTTTTTTGGACCATCCCTAGTTGCCGCAAGAGCCCTTGCGTTCCGACCCCCGTGCGGAAGCCGATGCGCTTCCCCCGCGGCGGGGGACGGAAGAAAAAACCACCTGGAGGCAGCATGTTCTTTCCGAGCCTGGCGCACGCCATGGGCGCCGCCCCCGGCGGCGAGGCGGGGGGCAACCCCATCACCGCGTTTTTGCCGCTGATCCTGATGTTCGCCATCTTTTACTTCCTGCTCATTCGGCCGCAGCAGAAAAAGGCCAAGCAGCACAAGGAATACCTGTCCGGCCTCAAGCGCGGGGACTACATCCTCACCGGCGGCGGCATCTACGGCCGCATCCAGGAAGTGCACGGCGACAAGCTGACCGTGGAGATCGCCAAGGATCTCAACATCGAGGTCAACCGCGGCTACGTCTCCGGTCCCGGCGAACCCGCCGCCGCCCCGGCCAAGGCCGAAGGCAAGGCCAAGGACAAGACCAAGGAATAACCCCTCGGGGACCCGTGACCCGATGCCTGACGAAGGGCTGCTGCGGCGGCCCCTTCGTTTTCGATGACGCCTCGACGCGCAAGCCTCCCAAGGAGAGCCTCGCCCATGTCTGGAAATCTGCGCTGGCGATTGGCCACCATCGTCTTCGTTGCCTTTTTGGGCCTGATTTACATGCTGCCCTCCCTGGGGTCGGTCAAGCAGAGCTTTCTGGGCAAATTCCTGCCCGACGATACCATCAGCCTCGGCCTTGATCTCAAGGGCGGCATCCACCTGACGCTCGGCGTCGACGTGGACAAGGCCCTGGCCAACTCCCTGGCCCAGATGGGCCGCGACATCCGCGACCAGGCCAAGGAGGAGGGCATCTCGGTGCTGCGGCCCCAGACGAGTGCCGACGGCAAGCGCCTGGAATTCGTCCTGGCCACCCCGGACAAGCGGCAGGCCCTGGACGACCTGCTGTCGCGCCACTTCAGCGTGCTCGCGGTAAATGGCGTGGAAAGCGCCCCCGAGGGCAAGTTCCTCTACAAGCTGTCGTTCACGCCGCGCTACGCCGCCGAACAGGCCCGCCTGACCGTGGACCAGGCCGTCAAGACCATCCGCAACCGCATCGACGAGTTCGGCGTGGCCGAGCCCGACATCCGCAAGCAGGCCGACAACCGCATCCAGATCCAACTGCCCGGCCTGCACGACCCGGAACGGGCCATCAAGCTCATCGGCAAGACCGCCCACCTGGAATTCAAGGTCGTGGACGACAACGCCGACCTGGACAAGGCCCAAAAGGGCCTGTTGCCCCCCGGCGACGAGCTCTCGGTGCTGCGCCACCGCAACCCCGACGGCTCCTACCTGGAACGGCCCATCGTGCTGCGCGCCGACGCGGTCATGACCGGCGAGAACATCGCCGACGCCAGGGCCAATTTCGACAATACCAACCGGGCCTACGTCGGCCTGTCCTTCACCCCCAGCGGCGCGCGGCAGTTCGAGCGCGTCACCGGCGAGAACGTGAAAAAGCGCCTGGCCATCGTGCTCGACGGCAAGGTCTATTCCGCGCCGACCATCCAGGAAAAGATCGGCGGCGGCCGGGCCAGCATCACCGGCAACTTCACCACCGAGGAAGCCCGCGACCTGGCCATCGTGCTGCGCGCCGGCGCGCTTCCCGCCCCGGTGAGCATCCTCGAACAGCGCAGCGTCGGGCCTTCCCTCGGCCAGGAATCCATCGAGAAGGGCGTCTATTCGGCCCTGGTCGGCGGCGTCATCGTCGTGGCCTTCATGATCCTCTACTACGGCGTGGCCGGCGCCGTGGCCGACCTGGCCCTGATGTTCAACCTGGTGCTCATCGTGGCCGGCCTGGCCGGCTTCGGCGCCACGCTGACCCTTCCCGGCATCGCCGGCATCATCCTGACCATCGGCATGGCCGTGGACGCCAACGTCATCATCTTCGAGCGCATCCGCGAGGAACTGCGCCTGGGGCTGACGGCCAAATCCGCCGTGGACGTGGGCTACAGCCGGGCGACGCTCACCATCATCGACGCCAACGTGACCACGGTCATCGCGGCCATGGTGCTCTACCAGTTCGGCACGGGACCCATCCGCGGCTTCGCCGTGACGCTTATCCTCGGCATCGTCGCCTCCATGTTCACGGCCATCTTCTTCACCCGCTTCCTGTTCGACCTGTGGCTGTCCAAGCGGCCGGCGGACGCCGGCCTTCGCATCTAGACGCACGGCCCCCGCAAGGGGGCCTTTTCGTTGCCGTTTGACCGATTTTTCAAGTGAACGTACACTGCGCCCCGTTTTCCTTACGAGGTGATTTCGTGCCCATGCGCGCCTTCCCCCGACTGCGATTGCGGGCTGTGGCCGTGGCCCTGTGCGTGGTCGCGGCCTGCGTCCGGCCCGGCCTGGCCGGGGACAGGCCCTTTACGGTCGAGGATATGCTGCGCGTGGCCATGATCGACGAAGTACGCCTTTCGGCCGACGGCCGGCGCCTGGCCTTCACCGTGGCGCGGACCGACCTCGACAGCGGGGCGGACGAGCTGCGCGCGCGCATCCTCGTGGCCGAGGCCGGCGCCAAGTCCCCGGCCCGGGCCGTCAGCCCGGAAAAGGAGCCCTGCGAAAAACCCCGCCTTTCGCCGGACGGAACGCGCCTGGCCTACCTGGTTCAGGGCGACGAGGAAACCGAGCTGGTCCTGGCCCGCCTCGACGCCGGCCCGCCGCGCCGGCTCCTGCGCGGCCGCTTCGACATCCTGGACATGGCCTTTGCCCCGGACGGCAAGGCCCTGGCCCTGGCCATGGCCACCCAACCCAAAACGGTCGACGTCAGGGCCGACGGCTGCGACGCGGAAGTGGAGGTGCTCGACGCCGACGCCGGACAGACGGGCCTCTATCTGCTCCCCCTGGCCGGCCATGGCACGCCGCGCGGCCTGGTCACGGATCGGGACGTGGGGGGGGTGGCCTTTTCCCCGGACGGCCGGCGCATCGCCTTCGAGACCGTGCCGCGCGACACCCCGCCGCGCGGCCGGCGCGGGGCCGCCTTGCCGGGCGGATCGGGCGAGAAGGACGCTGTCCAAAGCGACATCGCCGTGGTGGACGTGGCCACGGGCAAAACCCTTTCGCTGGCCGCCACCGACGCCTCGGAAACGAGCCCGGTCTTTTCGCCGGACGGTTCGCTCGTGGCCTACCTGGCCACCCAGTCCCCGGGCTTTTACTTCAGCGCCGTCCGGGTCATGGTCGTTCCCGCGACCGGCGGCGCGCCCCGCGCCCTGGCCGCCACGCCCAACGCCCGGCCGGAACTGCTCGGCTTTTCCGGCGACGGCAAGCGGATCTACGTGCGCGAGGCCAAGGGGACCGGGGCCGTCATCCTGGCCCTGCCCGTCAACGGTGACGCGCCCGAAGCCTTTTCCGACACGCCCCACATGGTGGCCCAGGCCGCCCTGGCCGCCTCGGGCCGGGCCATGGCCCTCGTGCTCGTGGACAGCGCCCTGGCCCCCGAGGTCTACCTGACCGGCACGGACCGTTTCGATCCGAAAGCCGTCTCGGCCGTCAACAAGGAATGCGACGCGTTCCGCCTGGGCAGAACCGAGGTGGTGCGCTGGCAGGCGCCCGACGGCGAAACCATCGAGGGCCTGTATACCCATCCGGCCAAACCGGGTCAGGGGCTGCCGCCGCTCCTGGTGGAACTGCACGGCGGGCCGGCCGTGGCCGCCGAGCGGCAATACCTGGGTGCGCTCAATTACTATCCCCTGGCCGTGTTCGGCGAGCGCGGCTATGCGCTGTTCCAGCCCAACGTCCGGGGCTCCGACGGCTACGGGCCGCAGTTTCGCCGGGCCAACCTCGGCGATTGGGGCGGCAAGGATTTCGCCGACCTGCAAAGCGGCCTGGACGCCCTTATCGCCCGCGGCCTGGCCGACCCGGAGCGGTTGGGCGTCATGGGCTGGAGCTACGGCGGCTATCTCGCCGCCTGGGCCATCGGCCACACCGACCGTTTCAAGGCCGCCTCCATCGGCGCCGGCATCACCAACCTGGTCAGCCAGTCCGGCAGCATGGACCTGCCGGATTTCATCCCGCTCTATTTCGGCGGCGAGGCCTACGAGCGCTTCGACCTGCTGTTCGACCGCTCGCCGCTCAAATACGCCGCCGCCATCAGGACCCCGACGCTGTTTCAGCATGGCGTGGCCGACGAGCGCGTACCGTTCACCCAGTCGCTCGAACTCTACACCGCCCTGTCGCGCCTGGGCGTCTACACGCGTCTGGCCGCCTACCCGCGCAGCGGCCACGATGTCACCGAACCGGCGCTCATCCGCGACCTCATGACCCGCAACCTCGACTGGTTCGGCCGGTTCGTGCCCGTGGCCGGGAATTCCCCGCGACTGGCCGGCGATGGGGCGGCTTCCGGCCGGGCCGCCGCGCCGGGCAAACCCCGCTCCTGAGCCTGGAATGCACGCACGCGCGGGAGCCCGACCGGCCATCGTCCGGCTTTGCGTCACGGCGGTGGCGTTTTTTTTCGCCGCCGCCTTCCCGATCCCCGCGGCCGCGGCCGGGGAGGGGCGGTGGCTGGTCACGGCAACCGTCCGCTCCCTGGGCTACCGGGACCTGCGCGAGCCCAAAACCTTCACGCCGTCCTCGGGCTTTGTCGCGGAACACGGCGGCTGGACCCGCAACTGGTCGGAACGGCGGGCCTACGCCAGCCTGGCCTACCGGCTGGTGGACACGGACAGCCTCGTTCTGGCTCCGGGATTCCACCTGGGCACGGCCGTCGGGCGTTTCGAGGCCAAGAACACGGGCCTTGGCTACGACGAGGCCTGGGAAACCCGGCCGGCGCTGCTGTGGGGGCCGTCGTGCGACCTTCGGTGGCGCCGGGGGCCTGGGGCGGGGCTTTTTGCCCTGTTGCGCTACGAACTGTTCCTGGCCGCCGCCCCCGAGGCGAGCGAAGACGTGTCGAGCGCTTCGGGCACGGCCACGCCGCCCTCGGCCCGCGACGCCTTTTTTTCCTGGTCCAGCCACGAGGCCACGGCCGCCCTGGGCTATGACTGGGGCAAGGTCGCTTTCTGCGCCGGCGTGTCCGTGACCGCCTTTCGCCTGGACAAGCGCCTGACTCACCACATCGACCCGGCCGGGGCCACGGGCAACGCCCTGGCCGCCATCCTGGCCCTCAACGCCCAGGCCAGCCGTTATGCCTACGAACCCGCCTCGCTGTTCTCGCCATACCTGGCCATGACCTTCCGTCCCGTCTCCCGTTTGGCCCTGGAAGCCGCCCTGCGGCCCGCTTCCCAGCCGGACCTCGCCCTGAGCCTGTCCTTGGTTTTCTGATCCATTTTACCTTGTTGCTTTGTTTCGGTATTTGTTCTTGCGGGTTGTCAGCTCAAAGTGTTACGAAGTTTTTGTTGGTACTCTTGAGAGAATATCTATCCCAAAATAACGCCTGGGCGTGTCGGCCCGGGGTTTGCCGCAAAGGAGGCAGCATGACCCATGGCATCCGCGCATTGTGTTCCGCCCTGGCCCTTGTCCTGTGGGCCGGGCCGGCCCTGGCCCATTTCGGCATGGTCATCCCGTCCCAGGACGTGGTGACGGACAAGGACAAAGCCAAGGTGGGCCTCGTCGTCTCCTTCTCCCATCCCATGGAAGGCAACGGCATGGACATGGCCAAGCCCAAGGAATTCGGCGTGGTGGACGGCGGCAAGAAAGCCGATCTGCTGGCCGCGCTCAAGCCGGCCAAGGTCATGGACCACGCCGCCTGGACGGCCGAGTACGCCTTCAAGCGGCCGGGCGTGGGGATTTTCTACGTCGTGCCCGAGCCCTATTTCGAGCCGGCCGA is a genomic window containing:
- a CDS encoding S9 family peptidase, producing the protein MRAFPRLRLRAVAVALCVVAACVRPGLAGDRPFTVEDMLRVAMIDEVRLSADGRRLAFTVARTDLDSGADELRARILVAEAGAKSPARAVSPEKEPCEKPRLSPDGTRLAYLVQGDEETELVLARLDAGPPRRLLRGRFDILDMAFAPDGKALALAMATQPKTVDVRADGCDAEVEVLDADAGQTGLYLLPLAGHGTPRGLVTDRDVGGVAFSPDGRRIAFETVPRDTPPRGRRGAALPGGSGEKDAVQSDIAVVDVATGKTLSLAATDASETSPVFSPDGSLVAYLATQSPGFYFSAVRVMVVPATGGAPRALAATPNARPELLGFSGDGKRIYVREAKGTGAVILALPVNGDAPEAFSDTPHMVAQAALAASGRAMALVLVDSALAPEVYLTGTDRFDPKAVSAVNKECDAFRLGRTEVVRWQAPDGETIEGLYTHPAKPGQGLPPLLVELHGGPAVAAERQYLGALNYYPLAVFGERGYALFQPNVRGSDGYGPQFRRANLGDWGGKDFADLQSGLDALIARGLADPERLGVMGWSYGGYLAAWAIGHTDRFKAASIGAGITNLVSQSGSMDLPDFIPLYFGGEAYERFDLLFDRSPLKYAAAIRTPTLFQHGVADERVPFTQSLELYTALSRLGVYTRLAAYPRSGHDVTEPALIRDLMTRNLDWFGRFVPVAGNSPRLAGDGAASGRAAAPGKPRS
- the hisA gene encoding 1-(5-phosphoribosyl)-5-[(5-phosphoribosylamino)methylideneamino]imidazole-4-carboxamide isomerase; translation: MIIFPAVDIKDGQCVRLKQGLAEEVTVFSPDPVAMARHWADLGALWLHLVDLDGAFSGLPRNFELIKAICAGVSIPVQLGGGIRDAATAAAYLEAGVRRLIIGTLALAEPEAFAAICAAHPGRVGVSLDAVDGRLKVKGWVEDAGLAVEDVLPRLAAQGAAFVVYTDISRDGMQTGVNTAALERLLALTDLPVLLAGGVATLDDVKTLFPYSKKGLQGVITGRAIYAGTLDFGQAMAYVASQSEEVA
- a CDS encoding thermonuclease family protein; translation: MLAIIQRFAGRRGVRGGRFFVAALAVLLLAAGLARAGGEAVGVARVFDGDTCRLADGRVLRLAGVDAPETAHGKAPAQYYAAEATAAFSRLVAGKALGLVVSGDGGDRFGRLLGDLVLPDGTSVTEALLAQGTVFVFWHRDMAEADFGRLLALQRRAMGEGRGMWPRLLGEPAAGRGFVGNANSRRFHEARCPEAGRISPRNRVPFTSLREAFFQGYAPARECTPWPAAGEGGRPGGNG
- a CDS encoding heavy metal-associated domain-containing protein, with protein sequence MTTMKVEGMHCPKCVASVTKALSEVPGLSNVSVNLEKGEATFDGDAPHDALKAAVDRIGFIPGAIE
- the yajC gene encoding preprotein translocase subunit YajC, which codes for MFFPSLAHAMGAAPGGEAGGNPITAFLPLILMFAIFYFLLIRPQQKKAKQHKEYLSGLKRGDYILTGGGIYGRIQEVHGDKLTVEIAKDLNIEVNRGYVSGPGEPAAAPAKAEGKAKDKTKE
- the secD gene encoding protein translocase subunit SecD, which produces MSGNLRWRLATIVFVAFLGLIYMLPSLGSVKQSFLGKFLPDDTISLGLDLKGGIHLTLGVDVDKALANSLAQMGRDIRDQAKEEGISVLRPQTSADGKRLEFVLATPDKRQALDDLLSRHFSVLAVNGVESAPEGKFLYKLSFTPRYAAEQARLTVDQAVKTIRNRIDEFGVAEPDIRKQADNRIQIQLPGLHDPERAIKLIGKTAHLEFKVVDDNADLDKAQKGLLPPGDELSVLRHRNPDGSYLERPIVLRADAVMTGENIADARANFDNTNRAYVGLSFTPSGARQFERVTGENVKKRLAIVLDGKVYSAPTIQEKIGGGRASITGNFTTEEARDLAIVLRAGALPAPVSILEQRSVGPSLGQESIEKGVYSALVGGVIVVAFMILYYGVAGAVADLALMFNLVLIVAGLAGFGATLTLPGIAGIILTIGMAVDANVIIFERIREELRLGLTAKSAVDVGYSRATLTIIDANVTTVIAAMVLYQFGTGPIRGFAVTLILGIVASMFTAIFFTRFLFDLWLSKRPADAGLRI